The Pseudanabaena sp. PCC 6802 genomic interval CCACTCTTTTATTGCCGTCGATAAAGCCGTGATTTTTAGCAAATCCATAACCATAAGCAGCCGCCAGTTCGTATAGGGTGGCATTGCCTTCACTGTAGTAATATAGATTTCTAGGTTTGTTTAGGGTTGATTCGATTGCCCCCTCATGCAAGACTCCAGTGGCACCACCCGATTCTGCTAGAATTTCTCCATGTATGGCGTAAACATCATGTAAATCGAGC includes:
- a CDS encoding type II toxin-antitoxin system death-on-curing family toxin, with the protein product MSEPYWLDLHDVYAIHGEILAESGGATGVLHEGAIESTLNKPRNLYYYSEGNATLYELAAAYGYGFAKNHGFIDGNKRVALIVVYTFLAINGIELIASEVDAASFFLDLAASSETQAESTKKLTDWLQVNCEPIP